Genomic segment of Verrucomicrobiota bacterium:
AGTCACGTTTCACATTGGAAGTCGCAGCCGCGGCCACCTGATCCAGGGGAGCCGCAAACATTCCACCTAACGCGACTCCGCCAAAAACTGATTTTTTAAGAAAATTCCTACGAGTATTCGCAATCATAGCACTATGTCTCAGAAAGATTATTTGATATCCAGTTTGGTTGGATCATCCGAACGAATCGCAAGAATGATGGAATGCTCCTCATTCTCCTTATTGAGGCTATAGAAACCCACTTCGGTCCCGGCCGCCCAGAAAAACGCATCTCCCTCCTGACTGGGATGGCGCTCGACATTGCCATACTCGTCCAAGCCAGCCACCATGTAGCCACTTCCCTGGAGCACAAAGTAAACTTCTTCCTGAGTATCGTGCCGGTGGGGATTGTTTGTCCCCCGTGGAGCGAAATCCATGATGAAAAGGCTTTTCATTTGTGAGGCGGAGGCGAGGCGATCCCGCGTGCTGGCGGTATCGCCCATCAACAGTTTGTACTGGGTTGTCGGCCCATGACTGCCCAAAACCTGAAGCTCAACCGAGTCAGCGTTGGCGATCTGAAGTTCTTTCTTCGGTTGGTAATCCACTCCTTCAGGTATTTGATAACCCATAAACAACACCTTGATCGGTTCTTTGCTGTCGTTACTTACACCGTGTCTCACTCCAGCTGGGATATATAAAAAGTCATTTGCTTTTAGGGGAGCTTTCTCCCTGCCATAAACCAGGTTGCCTTTCCCTGAAGTTACGTAGAGCACATATTCCTCATGGGGCCGTTTCACAATCGCACTGGCACCGCCCGGTTGAACCGTGAGCTCGCCCACGCGCGTTATGGCATTTAGATGGCGTTCATCTTTGTCTCCTTCGCCGAATATGGCCTTATAGGTTGCCGTTTTCGTATCTTTGGTAAGATCGGAATCCGTGTACTTCAAATTTGGTACATAACGGGAAAGATAAAGCTGCTGCTCGTGAGCAATGGAGCTTGCCTGCATACACAGAACAGCGAGCGGAATCGAGAATAATGGCAGTAACTTAGGGGTAAACTTAGACATGATAATATGAAGGTTGAAGCTTCTTTTCAGTCGATCGGACTAAAGTAAGTAATAACTAAACCCTAGTGAGTTCCCGCGTCCACAAGAATTTATTTTTCCTTTGGAAGTTTTTTTGCAGAAGCAAAGGTGCTTCCGAAAACCCTGCCATTAAGGAATTCCAACAAGTAAACACTTGCCGGAGAAATGGTCATCGTAAATACTGTTAAAAACTCCGACTTACAGCCCTGAACTCCCAAATGCGAAAGCCCAATATTCTCTTCTTGCTCACCGATGAGCATAGCTTCCGCTTTTTCTCTCACCTGAGTAAAGAGGAAGGTGGAGAGACCGTTGAAACGCCGCATCTTGACGCCTTGAAAAAGCAATCGGCCAAGTTTAATAACACCTATTGCCAAATGGCGTTGTGCACCCCTTCCCGACTGTGCCTTCTTAGCGGGAAACACGCGAGAGGAGCTGGTGCGTGGGATAACGATTCCACTATGAACCCCGACCTGGTTACTCTGCCAGCTGCTTTGCGAGGAGCGGGGTATGAAACATGCCTGGTCGGGAAAATGCATCTGGGAGGTAGTCGCCAATTTGTAGGTTTTCAGCATCGCCCTTATGGAGACCTCACAGGAGGCACAGGCCACCAGGGCCAGGAGCCACCCGACTGGTATGACGGAGATAAATTCACTTGGCGATACGACGCGGCCGGCAAACTTGAGTATCCAGAGAGCGCACTTCAGGAGCAAATCACAGCACAGGAAACCATCGCCTGGATTCGAGAGCACCGTCATGAACATCCTGATAAACCATGGTTCACTCTGGCCTCGTTCAGCCGTCCCCATTTTCCGCTTACAGCACCCAAACGCTGGACCGACCGCTATCCGGTGGACAAGGTAAGCAAGCCGAAAGCACCTGCAGCCGGAGACACTTACAATCATCCGGTAAACAAATCCATGCGCCAGGGCTTCCGAGTCGATGACCTGTCCTACGAGGATCAACAAAAAATGCGGGCGGGATATTTTGCCTGCGTCAGTTACCAGGACGAAATTATCGGCGATCTGCTAAAGCGGCTGGAACTTTCCGGAGATTTGGAAAACACCGTCATCGTATACGCATCCGACCATGGAGAAATGGCTGGAGAACACGGCAGTTGGTGGAAACACACCTTTCATGAAGCCAGTACACGCGTACCCATGATAATTTCACTACCCGAACACAGGTCTGGGGAACTCACTCCGAGCCAACTGGAAACACCCGTCGAGCTGATCGACCTCTACCCTACTTTGTGCTCCATCGCCGGTGCCGATTTTTCACAGGCTGAGGGAAGAGATTTAAGCATCCAGGTTTCCAGGGGACAGGAACCGGAAGCAAAGCCGGTCGTAAGCGACAATCTAATTCCCCGTTGGGGAAAAGGCTCTGAATACCGCATGGTTCGGTACGGCGATTTTAAATACGTTGGCTTTCGAAGCGGCTCCGAATTTTTATTCAACCTGAAAGAAGATCCTTTGGAACAGACGGATCTTTCAAGGAAGATCGAAGATGAAGAAAGCAATAAGATGCTTTTAAAGCTTCGTGCATATGTGGCCGAAAGCATCGACTTCGAAGCTGCCGAAAAAGAGCGACTCGAAACCACCGCTGATCTCGAACAACGCTTTCCGGAACAAATCGGTCCTACTCAGGGAAATCTCTATCACCTCAAGGATGGCCGCATCATCAACGGGGAGGATGTGGTTTACAATCCAACTGTTGTGGCTGAAAACCTGGAACAGGCCTTCGGTAAAGACTGGCAGAATCAAAACATGCCGAAAGACTGAGGTGGCGGTTTAGTTTTCGTTGTTTTCAATCCGGGCCAACGCCTCGCTGAGTCCTTTGTAAAACTCCAGATGCATTGAAGCTTTGTTTGATTTCAAGGTGAAGCTTTTGATTCCTCGACTTTCGCGATAGTCGACATGATTAAGGTCTGACCAGGCAATCGCCTGCTTAAGTGTTCCACTTCCTCTCCATTCCTCGACACCTTCTTCATTGAACACATATCGGCTATTAATTGTACGATGAACCAAAATGCCCACAACAAAGGAAGCGAGTGCACCAACCAACAGGAGCCACTGATCACCCGACAAAGGGCACCCAAGCTCCGCCCAGAATACAAAGAAGCCCAGAAAGAAAACAGGAAACAGAGTCGAAAAGATATGAGCCAAAATACGATTACCTATCTTTCCACCTTTCGTGTTTTCAAATTCACCGCGAACACTCCGCAAACTCCGCAGAAAATCTTCAGTTACTTGAGCCATTATTAATACCTCATACAGCCAGGATTATAACAGTTTGAGTCAGTAGGTATAATCCCAATCACTATCCATCGCCTGGAGGAAATTTGATACCCGATCATATAGTCCTTCCGGTGCTTCATAAAAAATCATATGCCCACATTCCCCGAATACCTCCAGGTTCGTTTCAGATGGAATGGATTCCAGAAAACGTTCAACGTCGTAGGGTGAAGCATATCGATCCTCCTCACCTGTAATGGCGAGACACGGCACCGCGACCGTTGCGACAAGGTCAGAAGCGGAAGCATCAACAAGCCCACGGATCGATTCGATGTAACTGGTTTCTGAATTTAACTCCAGCAAACGCTGATAACTTCCAACAAGCTCCCCTTTTTGCGAAAGTGTATTGGCAGCAAATATACCAGTCATCGCTTCTTCACCAATTCCCCTCATTCCAACCGTGGTAATTTTTTCAATCCGCTCGACCAATTTTTCCCGGATCGCTGGCACTGGTTCAGGCAAACCGCCAAGAAAAATGAGACCCTGAACTTTTTCGGGACGTTTGGCGTAGGCCTTCAGCGCAACAATAGTCCCCATCGAATGACCGAGAAGCGTAACAGAATCCGGGCTCATTTGATCAATCAATTCCACGGTCGCATTCACGCAGGCATCCATTGAAAACGTTTCAACACACGCTTCATTGAACCCGGTACCGGGCATATCGAATGATACCACTCGTCTTGAATTTCTGATAGCTTTGCCAAGTCCAGCAAAAAAATAGCTTCCGCCACCGAGACCATGCAGGCAAATCACTCCATTTCCGGTTCCTTCGTCTTCAACCAGAAGTGGTTCTCCTCCCTGCCAATCTACGAGCTTTCTCATTCAAGGTTTTCAAAAATTAAACGGTAAAACTGAGGGTGTGAGAGCCAGGTTTGTCCGCAAATAATCTTGCCATCGATACAGGCCTCTTCGGGAATCCAGGTTCCTCCTTTGGACTCAGCGTCATAACGACAATGTTCATAGCAGGTTATGTTCCTGTCCTGACAAAGACCGGCAGTCGCCAATATCTGGATACCATGACATATGCTATATATCCATTTCCCTTTGGCATGAAATTCTTTCACCATGCCAACCACCACAGGATCATTTCTCAAATACTCAGGCGCACGTCCACCAATCAACAAGACAGACTCATAATCGTCCACAACCACTTGAAAGAAAGTGATATTGGATTCTACACTGTACCCAGGCCCTTCGAAATAGGTATCCCAACCCGGCTTAAAGTCATGCATCACAAGATTGAGACTGCGTTTACTGGGTGCAACAATGTCGACCTCCCAATTGGCTTCCTGGAATCGGTGAAGCGCATAGAGCACTTCATAGCTTTCACCACCGTCACCGGTTACAATTAACAATTTCTTACTCATAAAGGAACTCTGGGTTTGGTTTAGTATAAAGATCAAATCGAATCATCACGTCGGTCAATCTCGGAAAGGTGTAAATCGCAATCGGTGTTGGCGTGAGGCGAAATAAAAAAGTAGAAGATAAAGTAAGTGAAAGCGTAGGATTTTGATTTGTCTCATTTCTCAAACAGCACCATGCCACGAATATTTTCACCTTTCTCCATATCGGTAAAGGCCTGGTTGATGCCCTCCAGTTCGTAGTATTGAGAAACCAGCTCGTCGAGCATCAGCTTTTTCTGGCGATACAAATCCAGGAGGTAGGGCATATCTTCGCCAGGGAGGCAGGACCCAAAAAATGAACCGGTGATCTTCCGTTCCCACACAGGAATAAACACGGCAGGAATAGTGATCGTAGCTTTTGCTCCGGTAATTCCAATAATGACCGCGTTACCGCCTACCCCCAACATGTTGTAGGCCATTTCGATCGTTGCCGGCAGTCCAATCGCCTCGAAAGAGAAATCAACCCCCTTTCCATTGGTAAGCTTCTTAACTTCCTCAATCGCATCCGTATCTTTTGAATTAACAGAATGGGTTGCTCCGAACCGTTTCGCTTCCTCCAACTTGGATGGCACTTGATCCACCGCAATTATTTTGGACGCACCGGCATGCTTTGCTCCCTGGATCACATTTAAACCAACACCGCCACAACCGACCACGGCCACCGTCGATCCGGACGGGACTTTTGCTGTTCGAGTAACTGCGCCAAACCCGGTTGTAACTCCGCAACCAAGCAGAGCCGCATGCTCAAAAGTATAGCCATCTGGTAAGGGAAGAACGGAATTCGTATGTGCTACCGTGTACTCTGAGAGTGTTCCAAGTCGGGAAAATTGATAGATGTCCTGATCGCCTTTGTGAAAACGGCAGGTTCCGTCGATAAGAGTCCCTCGCTTCCCGCTAAAATGCACCTCGCATAAAGTGGGGTGACCAGAGACGCAGCGATTGCACTTTCCACAGGATGAAACAAAGGGAAGCATCACCCGATCACCGACCTTGTAGCCTTCCACACCAGGTCCGACCTCGACCACCGTTCCGGCCCCTTCGTGACCGAGGACTTCAGGCAGGTCATGCGCAATAGTCCCCTTCATCACGGAGTAATCGCTATGGCATATCCCGCTAGCGGCTATCTTGATGAGCAGTTCGCTTTCCTGAGGTGGCCGTAGTTCGATCTCTTCAACCACAACGGGCTCATTAAAATTATAAACGATAGCAGCTTTGGTTTTCATAGGAGTGTTTTATGTCCAGAGCATCGCATCCTGTTTCCTTCTTAACTCAAGAAGTTTAGACTCCTTTAAATCATCAACCATATCCCAGGTAATTGGATTTCCCTTACTCACTGCTCTATTGAGAGTTACCTCCCTGGCAAACGCAAGTGGAAGCAGGTTTTCCTTGTGGGCGACTTCAGATCTTTCACAGAGTCCATTGACGGTATATCCACCACTTCCATCCAAGGTTTCACCCGCATTCAAATCGCGTTTGGCCACTGTGATTAATTCAGCGGTCGGCCGTGGAAGTGTTGACCCGGTCGCAGCTCCGAACAAAACCGCCTGCGCAATAGATATAGGTGCCTCAACCGCCACCAAATGATAAGGTCGTTGAAGGAGAAAGTTTTTCCCGTTTCCTCCTTCGTGCAGAAAATAGAGTTTCAAATCTTCCGAGATAAACGAGTGTTCCGTTCGGATGACTGCAAACACACCCATTCCCAAGGCATCCGGCAACCTCGTCTTGCCATCCGCAGCCACACTATTGGCCAGCTCGACGACGCCCTGTTGGCTTAGGATTCCACCTTCCGACTTCAAACTGAATTGCCGCGGTATATCCGCCAGATTCACCCCCGGCTCATGCATACCACGAATATCCGGGACCAGACCGGCCGCGTTTGCCAAGGCCACCATTTCGGTTTGCGCCTTGGTCCCATCCCGAAACGAATTGAACATATGGAGATTTATGTGGCGTCGCTCGATCATTTCTTCGGTGAACCCAAACCTCTCCGGCACCGAGTCAGGCGTTCCTTCAAAATCATCTTCGTAATAAACTGTTCCCCGACCGGCAGCTACGATCTCAAACCCTAGCGTACGGGCCCAATTAACCAAATTCATAGTGCACCCGGGCTGATCTCCATCCACTTGGGTATAGACCACCCCTTGTTCGTCTGCCAATCTGCGCAAGTAGGGTCCGATACAGACGTCGGCCTCCACATTCACCATCACCAGGTGTTTTCGGTTACTCAAAGCCTCCACTCCAAAGATCGCTCCTGCCTCAGGCGAGCCAGTGGTGTCGACAACCACATCAATCGACGGACTCTGACAGACCAACAGACCATCCTGGGTAACAGCGGGTCGATTTTGTCGAATAGCGTCTTCGACGCCATCCTGGGTGCATACACTCAATAAATCACTTTTTACGTAATTATTGCTTAAAAAGCTACGAAATGCGTGGTCGAGTTCGATATCGGCGAGGAGGGAAACCACCATGCCTTTCATTTGCGAAATCTGTGTAACCAAGGCCGCACCAAATTTTCCGGCACCGATAATACCGACTCGAATGGGGTTTTGGTCTTGGGCTCGTTTGGCCAGGGCTTGAAGTATCATAGGAGGTAATGGATGAGAAATGTAATGAGCACACCCTCATACGTGTGCAAACCCAAATAAGGCCAAATCCTCTTAGAACTATTTTTCATTTGAGTTGACTAAGCTTTTTAGGAGGATCTCCCGCACCAACCCCTTCCACCAACTTTATGGGCACCAAACTACCATCCACTAAGCGAGTTTTCTCGTTAAAATCCATCCTACTCCTTTTTCTGGGGTTATTGGGATTGGTGGGATTGCTCGTGCTAAGTTTGCCCCTGTGGTTGGGCTTGGCCATTCGGACCTTTGCTCCAGAGGATCTGGCCCAATTTGATTCGTATAAGATGGAAGGCTATGGCCACTTCCGCCTGGAAGGTGTTTCGGTAACGCTTCCTCAAGCAAACGTCTTTATTGATGAGCTACACGGGCTCACACCTTTAAATTGGTATTCAAAATCGAGAAAAGACAGTCAGGAAGATTTTCTACAAATCAAACACCTCGAAGTTATCCTGTTCCCAAACGACGCAACGGAAGATAACTCACCTGAATCCTCCTCACTTCCAAAAAATCTGCCGGATGCCCTCAAGCTTTTGGAGGGTCTTTTACAATTGACCGATACCTGGCTGCCTCAAGCCACGATAGAACACGCAACCATTACGCAAGATACCAGGATTTTGGAGTTGTCCGACCTGCGTTGGAAAAACCGCTCCCTCA
This window contains:
- a CDS encoding cupin domain-containing protein, which gives rise to MSKFTPKLLPLFSIPLAVLCMQASSIAHEQQLYLSRYVPNLKYTDSDLTKDTKTATYKAIFGEGDKDERHLNAITRVGELTVQPGGASAIVKRPHEEYVLYVTSGKGNLVYGREKAPLKANDFLYIPAGVRHGVSNDSKEPIKVLFMGYQIPEGVDYQPKKELQIANADSVELQVLGSHGPTTQYKLLMGDTASTRDRLASASQMKSLFIMDFAPRGTNNPHRHDTQEEVYFVLQGSGYMVAGLDEYGNVERHPSQEGDAFFWAAGTEVGFYSLNKENEEHSIILAIRSDDPTKLDIK
- a CDS encoding sulfatase-like hydrolase/transferase, coding for MRKPNILFLLTDEHSFRFFSHLSKEEGGETVETPHLDALKKQSAKFNNTYCQMALCTPSRLCLLSGKHARGAGAWDNDSTMNPDLVTLPAALRGAGYETCLVGKMHLGGSRQFVGFQHRPYGDLTGGTGHQGQEPPDWYDGDKFTWRYDAAGKLEYPESALQEQITAQETIAWIREHRHEHPDKPWFTLASFSRPHFPLTAPKRWTDRYPVDKVSKPKAPAAGDTYNHPVNKSMRQGFRVDDLSYEDQQKMRAGYFACVSYQDEIIGDLLKRLELSGDLENTVIVYASDHGEMAGEHGSWWKHTFHEASTRVPMIISLPEHRSGELTPSQLETPVELIDLYPTLCSIAGADFSQAEGRDLSIQVSRGQEPEAKPVVSDNLIPRWGKGSEYRMVRYGDFKYVGFRSGSEFLFNLKEDPLEQTDLSRKIEDEESNKMLLKLRAYVAESIDFEAAEKERLETTADLEQRFPEQIGPTQGNLYHLKDGRIINGEDVVYNPTVVAENLEQAFGKDWQNQNMPKD
- a CDS encoding alpha/beta hydrolase, with the protein product MRKLVDWQGGEPLLVEDEGTGNGVICLHGLGGGSYFFAGLGKAIRNSRRVVSFDMPGTGFNEACVETFSMDACVNATVELIDQMSPDSVTLLGHSMGTIVALKAYAKRPEKVQGLIFLGGLPEPVPAIREKLVERIEKITTVGMRGIGEEAMTGIFAANTLSQKGELVGSYQRLLELNSETSYIESIRGLVDASASDLVATVAVPCLAITGEEDRYASPYDVERFLESIPSETNLEVFGECGHMIFYEAPEGLYDRVSNFLQAMDSDWDYTY
- a CDS encoding DJ-1/PfpI family protein — translated: MSKKLLIVTGDGGESYEVLYALHRFQEANWEVDIVAPSKRSLNLVMHDFKPGWDTYFEGPGYSVESNITFFQVVVDDYESVLLIGGRAPEYLRNDPVVVGMVKEFHAKGKWIYSICHGIQILATAGLCQDRNITCYEHCRYDAESKGGTWIPEEACIDGKIICGQTWLSHPQFYRLIFENLE
- a CDS encoding Zn-dependent alcohol dehydrogenase; amino-acid sequence: MKTKAAIVYNFNEPVVVEEIELRPPQESELLIKIAASGICHSDYSVMKGTIAHDLPEVLGHEGAGTVVEVGPGVEGYKVGDRVMLPFVSSCGKCNRCVSGHPTLCEVHFSGKRGTLIDGTCRFHKGDQDIYQFSRLGTLSEYTVAHTNSVLPLPDGYTFEHAALLGCGVTTGFGAVTRTAKVPSGSTVAVVGCGGVGLNVIQGAKHAGASKIIAVDQVPSKLEEAKRFGATHSVNSKDTDAIEEVKKLTNGKGVDFSFEAIGLPATIEMAYNMLGVGGNAVIIGITGAKATITIPAVFIPVWERKITGSFFGSCLPGEDMPYLLDLYRQKKLMLDELVSQYYELEGINQAFTDMEKGENIRGMVLFEK
- a CDS encoding NAD(P)-dependent oxidoreductase, whose protein sequence is MILQALAKRAQDQNPIRVGIIGAGKFGAALVTQISQMKGMVVSLLADIELDHAFRSFLSNNYVKSDLLSVCTQDGVEDAIRQNRPAVTQDGLLVCQSPSIDVVVDTTGSPEAGAIFGVEALSNRKHLVMVNVEADVCIGPYLRRLADEQGVVYTQVDGDQPGCTMNLVNWARTLGFEIVAAGRGTVYYEDDFEGTPDSVPERFGFTEEMIERRHINLHMFNSFRDGTKAQTEMVALANAAGLVPDIRGMHEPGVNLADIPRQFSLKSEGGILSQQGVVELANSVAADGKTRLPDALGMGVFAVIRTEHSFISEDLKLYFLHEGGNGKNFLLQRPYHLVAVEAPISIAQAVLFGAATGSTLPRPTAELITVAKRDLNAGETLDGSGGYTVNGLCERSEVAHKENLLPLAFAREVTLNRAVSKGNPITWDMVDDLKESKLLELRRKQDAMLWT